In the Lebetimonas natsushimae genome, one interval contains:
- the acnB gene encoding bifunctional aconitate hydratase 2/2-methylisocitrate dehydratase, with translation MSFIEEYKKHTEERAKLGIPPLPLTAKQAAELVELLKMVPIPEEEYLMDLFLNHINPGVDDAAYVKAAFLNDIVQGKASSPAISPKRAVEILGTMLGGYNVKPLIDALSHKDEEIAKEAANQLKNILLVYDAFHDVEELAKAGNKYAKEVLESWANAQWFTSKNPLPESIKAVVFKVPGETNTDDLSPASEAFTRSDIPLHATSMLKAKMPDALDKIAELKQKGLPVAFVGDVVGTGSSRKSAANSLIWHIGEDIPYVPNKRRGGIVIGSVIAPIFFNTLEDSGAMPIEGADVSSLETGDEIEIRPYEGKILKNGEVVSEFKLKPNTLPDEVRAGGRVPLIIGKNLTKKARESLGMEPESDIFIRPEQPEGKEGVGYTLAQKIIGKACGMEGVRPGMYVEPTATTVGSQDTTGAMTRDEIKELAALGFNADLVLQTFCHTAAYPKPADVELHHTLPAFITSRGGVALRPGDGVIHSWLNRMILPDTLGTGGDSHTRFPMGISFPAGSGLVAFAAVTGSMPLNVPESVLVRFKGELQPGITLRDLVNAIPYFAIKQGLLTVEKKNKKNVFNGRILEIEGDIIRNLTIEQAFELADASAERSAAACTVDVSEEQVAEYLKSNIKMLEAMIEAGYEDKRTLQRRIDKMKEWLENPKLLRRDENAEYAAVIEIDLNEITEPIVACPNDPDDVATISEVLADEKRPHKIDEVFIGSCMTNIGHYRAAAEILRGEGQVPVRLWIAPPTKMDKEKLTEEGYYAVFGQAGARIEIPGCSLCMGNQARVRDYANVFSTSTRNFDNRMGKGAKVYLGSAELAAVIALLGRIPTPEEYKEIYERKLAGKEDKVYNYLYFHKMPEEEVKHMLNLTIL, from the coding sequence ATGAGCTTTATTGAAGAATATAAAAAACACACTGAGGAAAGAGCAAAACTTGGTATTCCACCGCTTCCATTAACAGCAAAACAAGCTGCCGAACTGGTAGAACTGCTAAAAATGGTACCTATTCCTGAAGAAGAATATTTAATGGATCTATTCTTAAACCATATAAATCCGGGTGTTGATGATGCCGCTTATGTAAAAGCTGCATTTTTAAACGATATTGTTCAGGGAAAAGCATCAAGCCCTGCAATTTCTCCAAAAAGAGCGGTTGAAATCTTAGGAACAATGCTTGGAGGATACAATGTAAAACCTTTAATTGACGCCCTTTCTCATAAAGATGAAGAAATTGCCAAAGAAGCTGCAAATCAGCTTAAAAATATTTTATTGGTTTATGATGCATTCCATGATGTGGAAGAACTTGCAAAAGCAGGAAACAAATACGCAAAAGAGGTACTTGAATCTTGGGCAAATGCCCAGTGGTTTACTTCTAAAAACCCATTACCTGAATCAATCAAAGCAGTGGTATTTAAAGTACCGGGTGAAACAAATACAGACGATTTGTCTCCTGCAAGTGAAGCATTTACAAGAAGCGATATTCCACTTCACGCTACAAGTATGCTAAAAGCCAAAATGCCGGATGCTCTTGATAAAATTGCCGAACTTAAACAAAAAGGGTTGCCTGTTGCATTTGTTGGTGATGTAGTGGGGACTGGAAGTAGTAGAAAATCTGCCGCAAACTCTCTTATCTGGCATATCGGTGAGGATATTCCATATGTTCCAAATAAAAGAAGGGGCGGTATTGTAATAGGAAGCGTTATTGCTCCTATTTTCTTTAACACACTTGAAGATTCCGGAGCAATGCCTATTGAAGGCGCAGATGTCAGCAGTCTTGAAACAGGTGATGAAATTGAAATCAGACCATATGAAGGAAAAATTCTTAAAAACGGAGAAGTTGTAAGCGAATTCAAACTAAAACCAAACACACTTCCAGATGAAGTAAGAGCAGGTGGTAGGGTTCCGTTAATTATCGGTAAAAATCTTACAAAAAAAGCAAGAGAATCTCTTGGAATGGAACCGGAAAGTGATATTTTCATAAGACCGGAACAGCCAGAAGGAAAAGAAGGAGTAGGATATACTCTTGCTCAAAAAATTATCGGAAAAGCCTGCGGAATGGAAGGTGTTAGACCTGGTATGTATGTAGAACCTACCGCCACAACTGTAGGTAGCCAGGATACAACAGGGGCAATGACAAGAGATGAGATAAAAGAACTTGCAGCCCTTGGATTTAATGCCGATTTAGTACTTCAAACTTTCTGTCATACAGCGGCTTATCCAAAACCTGCAGATGTGGAACTTCACCACACACTTCCGGCATTTATTACAAGCAGAGGCGGTGTAGCTCTAAGACCAGGTGATGGTGTTATACATTCCTGGCTAAACAGAATGATACTGCCGGATACCCTTGGAACCGGAGGGGATAGCCATACAAGATTTCCAATGGGTATAAGTTTTCCTGCAGGTAGCGGACTCGTTGCATTTGCAGCAGTAACAGGTTCAATGCCGCTTAATGTACCTGAGAGTGTACTTGTTAGATTTAAAGGAGAGCTTCAACCTGGAATTACTTTAAGAGACTTGGTAAATGCAATTCCATACTTTGCAATTAAACAAGGCTTGCTTACAGTTGAGAAGAAAAACAAAAAGAATGTATTTAACGGAAGAATTTTAGAAATTGAAGGTGATATTATTAGAAACCTAACAATTGAACAGGCATTTGAACTTGCCGACGCATCAGCTGAAAGAAGTGCTGCGGCATGTACTGTAGATGTAAGCGAAGAGCAGGTTGCAGAATATCTTAAATCAAACATCAAAATGCTTGAAGCTATGATTGAAGCCGGATATGAAGATAAAAGAACACTTCAAAGAAGAATTGACAAAATGAAAGAATGGCTTGAAAATCCTAAACTTCTTAGACGTGATGAAAATGCCGAATATGCGGCTGTAATTGAAATTGACTTAAATGAAATCACCGAGCCAATCGTGGCATGTCCAAATGACCCTGATGATGTGGCAACAATTTCTGAAGTATTGGCAGATGAAAAAAGACCGCATAAAATCGATGAGGTATTTATCGGAAGCTGTATGACAAATATAGGTCACTACAGAGCGGCTGCAGAAATACTTAGAGGTGAAGGACAGGTACCTGTTAGACTCTGGATTGCACCTCCTACCAAAATGGATAAAGAAAAACTTACAGAAGAAGGATATTACGCCGTATTCGGTCAGGCAGGTGCAAGAATAGAAATTCCTGGATGTAGTTTATGTATGGGTAACCAGGCAAGAGTAAGAGATTATGCAAATGTATTCTCAACTTCTACAAGAAACTTTGACAACAGAATGGGTAAAGGTGCTAAAGTTTATCTCGGAAGTGCAGAACTTGCCGCTGTAATTGCACTGCTTGGCAGAATCCCAACTCCGGAAGAATATAAAGAAATTTATGAAAGAAAACTTGCCGGAAAAGAAGATAAAGTTTACAATTATCTATACTTCCATAAAATGCCAGAAGAAGAAGTTAAACATATGCTAAACCTTACAATCCTTTAA
- the rpmB gene encoding 50S ribosomal protein L28, with amino-acid sequence MARKCEICGKGPQFGNRVSHSNRKTRHKFNPNIQNVRIKINGVSRRIRICTSCLRNLKKSV; translated from the coding sequence ATGGCAAGAAAATGCGAAATTTGTGGAAAAGGTCCTCAATTTGGAAACAGAGTGAGCCATTCAAATAGAAAAACAAGACATAAATTTAATCCAAATATTCAAAACGTTAGAATTAAGATCAACGGTGTATCAAGAAGAATCAGAATTTGTACAAGTTGTCTTAGAAATTTAAAGAAATCAGTATAA
- a CDS encoding cation:proton antiporter, which yields MISPILIVIVLLFIALLFNIPLAKFKVPPIIGYIFTGIIITNLFHIDHKTIELVAEIGIVFLMFLIGLEFSPEKLKSMKKEVFLYGFLEMSLVGIFFGVFFWIVLDVDLRVSFILGSAIALSSTAIILKLLNESHEISKPYGKLSLGILLFQDIAVIPILIAISIIVNKDTPFLPLVLKTVEGFIGLGLFIYIFGKYIAPFIITQATKTKSDEIFLATVLLVVLTAAETAHFFGLSYSLGAFLAGMILSETKYKYQIEADLVPFRDLLLGIFFVSVGLMVDIHFVIHNLFSILLITITFMLSKAFLIYLMLFVFVRHKRVAIKSAFILSQIGEFAFVIFALLGRYFLVDESLLQKLIVATVISMILTPFIVKYIYKIADLFDKNIQGFEEYEIKSAGANGHIILIGYDKIGQRIARKLNNQLIPYVAIDKQIELVKEGLKKGDNVIFGNAANKRVLESLDIENACAVIITTQNEEHTHMIVENILDINPNLNIIVLSDDENEVNYYKEKNIYVVDKSKELAEKLISLALKCELK from the coding sequence GTGATTAGTCCTATTTTAATAGTTATAGTATTACTTTTTATTGCACTTTTATTTAATATTCCTTTAGCTAAATTTAAAGTGCCTCCTATTATAGGATATATTTTCACCGGGATAATAATTACAAATTTATTTCATATAGATCACAAGACAATAGAATTAGTTGCAGAAATCGGTATTGTATTTTTAATGTTTTTAATAGGGCTTGAATTTTCTCCTGAAAAATTAAAAAGTATGAAAAAAGAGGTTTTTTTATACGGTTTTTTGGAAATGAGTTTAGTTGGAATATTTTTTGGAGTTTTTTTTTGGATTGTTTTAGATGTGGATTTAAGGGTTTCATTTATTTTAGGAAGTGCAATTGCACTTAGTTCTACGGCTATTATTTTAAAGCTTTTAAATGAATCCCATGAGATATCAAAGCCCTACGGTAAGTTGTCTCTTGGAATTTTACTTTTTCAGGATATTGCAGTTATTCCTATTTTAATTGCAATTTCGATTATAGTAAATAAAGACACACCGTTTTTACCCCTTGTACTTAAAACAGTTGAAGGTTTTATAGGTCTAGGACTTTTTATTTACATTTTCGGTAAGTATATTGCCCCTTTTATAATTACACAGGCTACCAAAACAAAATCTGATGAGATTTTTTTGGCAACTGTTTTACTTGTTGTTTTAACAGCGGCGGAAACAGCTCATTTTTTTGGTCTCAGTTATTCACTTGGTGCGTTTTTAGCGGGTATGATTTTAAGTGAAACGAAATACAAGTATCAAATTGAGGCTGATTTGGTGCCTTTTAGGGATTTACTACTCGGGATATTTTTTGTATCAGTCGGATTGATGGTTGATATTCATTTTGTTATTCACAATTTGTTCTCTATACTGTTAATAACCATTACGTTTATGTTATCAAAAGCTTTTTTAATTTATTTGATGTTATTTGTTTTTGTAAGGCATAAAAGGGTAGCAATAAAATCGGCTTTTATTCTCTCACAAATAGGTGAATTTGCATTTGTAATATTTGCTCTTTTAGGCAGGTACTTTTTAGTTGATGAAAGTTTGCTTCAGAAATTAATTGTTGCGACGGTTATTTCAATGATTTTAACGCCTTTTATTGTTAAATATATTTATAAAATTGCTGATTTGTTTGATAAAAATATTCAAGGTTTTGAAGAATACGAAATAAAATCAGCTGGTGCAAACGGCCATATAATTTTGATAGGTTACGATAAAATAGGTCAGAGAATCGCAAGAAAACTTAATAATCAGTTAATTCCGTATGTAGCGATTGATAAACAGATTGAGCTTGTAAAAGAAGGGTTGAAAAAAGGTGATAATGTAATTTTTGGAAATGCAGCTAATAAAAGGGTACTTGAGAGTTTAGATATTGAAAATGCCTGTGCCGTAATTATTACTACTCAAAACGAAGAACATACCCATATGATTGTGGAAAATATTTTAGATATCAATCCCAATTTAAATATCATTGTTTTAAGCGATGATGAAAATGAAGTAAATTATTATAAAGAAAAAAATATTTATGTAGTAGACAAAAGTAAGGAACTTGCGGAAAAACTTATAAGTTTAGCATTGAAATGTGAATTGAAATGA
- the argJ gene encoding bifunctional glutamate N-acetyltransferase/amino-acid acetyltransferase ArgJ, which translates to MFRITPVKNGLCSIDGIYADGVNGGFKKEGFDVGFIRSEKEMDVVYLFTTNKFQAAPIKYVLRENIKKTNFVLANSKNANALTGEEGINDIKEILNYLSQKTNVVNPIMSSTGVIGVRIDKEKIKNAIDKFDFNAKNSENFAKAIMTTDSFHKEIAFEVEGKFGKFKIAGVAKGAGMINPAMATMLCFIVTDANIPENEMREILKEVNENTFNAISVDGDTSTNDSVFLMTTRDGGYEKEAFKQALNHVMLKLATDIVRDGEGANKLVAFEVKGAKNRNEAKIAAKALTNSLLVKTAIFGEDPNWGRIASTIGASGVECDENALSIKIGDVLVYERGKIYFDKVTEEKAHNVMKKDSFKIEVDLGMGDGEFRAFGCDLSYDYVKINAEYRT; encoded by the coding sequence ATGTTTAGAATCACACCTGTAAAAAACGGACTTTGCAGTATTGATGGTATTTATGCGGACGGAGTAAATGGAGGATTTAAAAAAGAGGGGTTTGATGTCGGATTTATAAGAAGTGAAAAAGAAATGGATGTTGTTTATCTTTTTACCACAAATAAATTTCAGGCGGCACCTATTAAATATGTTTTAAGGGAAAATATTAAAAAAACAAATTTTGTTCTAGCAAATTCAAAAAATGCAAATGCCCTCACAGGAGAAGAGGGAATAAATGACATAAAAGAGATTTTAAATTATTTATCTCAAAAAACAAATGTGGTAAATCCTATAATGAGTTCAACCGGGGTAATCGGAGTTAGGATAGATAAAGAAAAAATAAAAAATGCTATTGATAAATTTGATTTTAATGCCAAAAATTCAGAAAACTTTGCAAAAGCAATAATGACTACGGATTCTTTTCATAAAGAAATAGCTTTTGAAGTGGAAGGCAAATTTGGAAAATTTAAAATTGCGGGTGTTGCAAAAGGTGCTGGGATGATAAATCCGGCAATGGCTACGATGCTTTGCTTTATTGTAACTGATGCCAATATTCCAGAAAATGAAATGAGAGAAATTTTAAAAGAAGTTAATGAGAATACATTTAATGCAATCAGTGTTGACGGGGACACTTCCACAAATGACAGCGTGTTTTTAATGACTACAAGAGATGGTGGTTATGAAAAAGAGGCTTTTAAGCAGGCTCTAAATCATGTAATGCTTAAACTTGCAACAGATATTGTAAGAGACGGGGAGGGTGCAAATAAACTCGTAGCATTTGAAGTAAAAGGTGCTAAAAACAGAAATGAAGCCAAAATAGCTGCAAAAGCGCTTACCAATTCACTTCTTGTAAAAACAGCGATTTTCGGGGAAGACCCGAACTGGGGAAGAATTGCTTCAACAATTGGTGCAAGCGGAGTGGAATGTGATGAAAATGCTTTATCTATTAAAATAGGTGATGTTTTGGTTTATGAGAGGGGTAAAATTTATTTTGACAAAGTCACAGAAGAAAAAGCCCATAATGTAATGAAAAAAGATTCTTTTAAAATAGAAGTTGATTTGGGAATGGGTGATGGTGAATTCAGGGCTTTTGGGTGTGATTTGAGTTATGATTATGTAAAAATCAATGCGGAATACAGAACTTAA
- a CDS encoding molybdate ABC transporter permease subunit translates to MFLNQEAVFSIILSLKVLAADLLLLIIAGNIISFYLAESNSIYAKIISFILDLPLALPPIVTGFLLLYFLSQNSSLGQILSKMHINLIFNFYSLVLAGFIASLPWYSKPLISAIKNYPVNVKEAAYISGKSKLNTFMFVILPGIKKTFLVSIILSITRIFSEIGISLMLGGNIPFKTNTISLEIFTSVFNGDLNTAFNLSIIMFIISLIFFIILKILEKER, encoded by the coding sequence ATGTTTTTAAATCAGGAAGCTGTTTTTTCAATAATTTTATCCCTTAAAGTTTTAGCAGCAGATTTGTTACTGCTTATTATTGCAGGAAATATTATATCCTTTTATTTGGCGGAATCCAATTCAATTTATGCCAAAATTATCTCTTTTATATTGGATTTACCTCTTGCCCTACCTCCTATTGTAACGGGTTTTTTACTTTTATATTTTCTTTCACAAAACAGTTCTTTGGGACAGATATTATCAAAAATGCATATTAATCTAATTTTTAATTTTTATTCCTTGGTTTTAGCCGGTTTTATTGCATCTCTCCCATGGTATTCAAAACCGCTAATTTCAGCTATAAAAAACTATCCTGTGAATGTAAAAGAAGCGGCTTATATAAGCGGAAAAAGCAAATTAAATACATTTATGTTCGTAATTCTTCCCGGAATAAAAAAAACTTTTTTAGTATCCATAATATTATCTATAACTAGAATTTTTTCAGAAATAGGAATTTCTTTAATGCTTGGAGGAAACATTCCTTTTAAAACAAACACCATTTCTCTTGAAATATTTACAAGTGTATTTAACGGAGATTTAAATACCGCTTTTAATTTAAGTATTATTATGTTTATAATTTCATTAATATTCTTTATAATTTTAAAAATTTTGGAAAAAGAACGTTAA
- a CDS encoding KpsF/GutQ family sugar-phosphate isomerase → MDFEKIAKEVLQTEANELLNADVSGIEKAVEIAFNTKGKVIVTGVGKSGLIGGKIAATLASTGTPSFFIHPTEALHGDLGMIGKDDSVIAISYSGESEELIKILPHIKRFEVPLIAMTGDKTSTLARYADVVLNIHVNKEACPLNVAPTSSTTLTLAMGDALAVCLMKKRNFTKEDFASFHPGGSLGKRLFIKVKDLMKKDFPVADEKESLKEAIIKMTEGKLGHILFLNNKKVKAVLSDGDLRRAMMSNDFDLNKKAIDFATKNPKTISENVLASDALKFMEDNKIQLLPVVNDNNEVVGVIHIHQLVEAGIK, encoded by the coding sequence GTGGATTTTGAAAAAATTGCAAAAGAAGTTTTGCAGACAGAAGCAAATGAACTTTTAAATGCAGATGTAAGCGGAATAGAAAAAGCTGTTGAAATTGCCTTTAATACTAAAGGTAAAGTTATAGTTACCGGTGTGGGAAAATCAGGTCTTATTGGCGGAAAAATTGCAGCCACTCTTGCAAGTACTGGAACTCCGAGTTTTTTTATTCATCCAACAGAGGCTCTCCATGGCGACCTTGGAATGATAGGCAAAGACGACAGTGTAATTGCCATCAGTTATTCAGGTGAGAGTGAAGAGCTTATTAAAATTTTGCCCCATATAAAAAGATTTGAAGTACCTTTAATAGCAATGACGGGAGATAAAACTTCAACCTTAGCAAGATATGCGGATGTGGTTTTGAATATTCACGTAAATAAAGAAGCGTGTCCTCTTAATGTAGCGCCTACCTCTTCTACAACCCTTACACTTGCTATGGGGGATGCCCTGGCGGTTTGCCTTATGAAAAAAAGAAACTTCACAAAAGAGGATTTTGCTTCTTTTCATCCGGGAGGCTCTCTTGGAAAAAGGCTTTTTATAAAAGTTAAAGATTTGATGAAAAAAGATTTTCCTGTTGCTGATGAAAAAGAGAGTTTAAAAGAAGCCATTATTAAAATGACAGAAGGTAAACTTGGACATATTTTGTTTTTGAATAATAAAAAAGTCAAAGCGGTTTTAAGCGATGGTGATTTAAGACGTGCTATGATGAGTAATGATTTTGATTTGAATAAAAAAGCTATTGATTTTGCTACAAAAAATCCGAAAACCATAAGTGAAAATGTTCTGGCAAGTGATGCGCTTAAATTTATGGAGGATAATAAAATTCAGCTTTTACCTGTGGTAAATGATAATAATGAAGTTGTTGGGGTTATACATATTCATCAATTGGTGGAAGCTGGGATTAAATAA
- a CDS encoding NAD-binding protein: MTFKGKLSKFFHWEISRKPEVDLSSEIWSELKPFRAPLILTILIELFGTLGYIFIDHFSLMDAIYQTGITFTTVGFGEIAPISPMGRLFTIFLIVAGFAVFSYAVGILVDVINKGRLLSLLKENRMLYKIARLKNHYVVCFHNEYTMDLTKELRRAHIPFVVIDNNENLEEIAKKYKYPFFVKGDPHTTLALKKASLSSAKGVISLSKNVADNIALISSVKLYEKELNRHPYYILSVAQTEEDIEKLTKLGAHEVLSPNKLVAKRMTAIAVKPDVKNILEEFVYSTDTPLDLEEITVSKKSWVAYKKLKDTHLRELFNVSVIGVQEASGKFIPIPKGEYILKPGDKLLVVGTSKDMPKARFVIRSTKKPKNIDFI; this comes from the coding sequence ATGACTTTTAAGGGAAAATTATCTAAATTTTTTCATTGGGAAATTTCCAGAAAACCCGAAGTTGACTTATCTTCTGAAATCTGGTCTGAATTAAAACCGTTCAGAGCTCCCCTTATTCTTACTATTTTAATCGAATTGTTTGGTACGCTTGGTTATATATTTATTGATCATTTTTCTTTAATGGATGCTATTTATCAAACAGGCATTACTTTTACAACTGTCGGTTTTGGTGAAATTGCTCCGATTTCTCCTATGGGAAGACTTTTTACTATATTTTTGATTGTCGCCGGATTTGCTGTGTTTTCTTATGCAGTGGGAATTTTGGTTGATGTAATTAATAAAGGGCGTCTTTTATCGCTACTTAAGGAGAATAGAATGCTTTATAAAATTGCAAGACTTAAAAACCATTATGTTGTATGTTTTCATAATGAATATACAATGGATTTGACAAAAGAACTTAGACGCGCCCATATTCCGTTTGTGGTAATTGACAATAATGAAAATTTGGAAGAAATTGCAAAAAAATATAAATATCCTTTTTTCGTAAAGGGCGACCCTCATACAACACTCGCACTTAAAAAAGCCTCCTTAAGTAGTGCAAAAGGCGTAATATCTCTGTCTAAAAATGTAGCAGACAATATTGCATTAATCAGTAGTGTAAAACTTTATGAAAAAGAACTTAACCGTCATCCTTATTATATTCTTTCAGTCGCCCAAACAGAAGAAGATATTGAAAAACTAACAAAACTTGGGGCTCATGAAGTTTTATCCCCTAACAAATTAGTTGCCAAAAGAATGACTGCAATTGCAGTAAAACCTGATGTAAAGAATATTTTGGAAGAGTTTGTATATTCAACAGACACCCCGCTTGATTTGGAAGAAATTACTGTTAGTAAGAAATCTTGGGTGGCGTACAAAAAGTTAAAAGATACTCATTTAAGAGAACTTTTTAATGTAAGTGTTATTGGTGTCCAGGAAGCAAGTGGAAAATTTATACCTATTCCAAAAGGTGAATATATATTAAAGCCAGGAGACAAATTATTAGTAGTCGGTACTTCAAAAGATATGCCAAAAGCAAGATTTGTGATAAGAAGTACTAAAAAACCAAAAAATATAGATTTTATTTAA
- a CDS encoding secondary thiamine-phosphate synthase enzyme YjbQ, with the protein MITLRFETDHKSQMIDITKEIKEAVIKSGVKNGIVTVFCPHSTANVVIFEKSDPSLRRELLGMLKDIVPHKDYSHSNARAHLKAAFFRTSLTLIIENADIVLGEWQSVFLVEFDGPRERKVYLKVIGD; encoded by the coding sequence ATGATAACGCTTAGATTTGAAACTGACCATAAATCACAGATGATTGATATTACAAAAGAGATAAAAGAAGCCGTTATAAAAAGTGGTGTAAAAAATGGTATTGTTACAGTTTTTTGTCCTCATTCAACTGCAAATGTTGTTATCTTTGAAAAGAGCGACCCTAGTTTGAGAAGGGAACTTTTAGGAATGCTTAAAGATATTGTCCCGCATAAGGATTATAGTCATTCAAATGCAAGAGCTCATTTAAAAGCGGCTTTTTTTAGAACAAGTCTAACACTCATTATTGAAAATGCGGATATTGTTTTAGGTGAGTGGCAAAGTGTTTTTTTAGTTGAATTTGACGGTCCAAGAGAGAGAAAGGTGTATTTAAAGGTAATTGGTGATTAG
- a CDS encoding tetrahydrodipicolinate N-succinyltransferase N-terminal domain-containing protein codes for MFEKLVENIKDYRKPLAFGIARVDLGQLNHDKVLQATYPVINWNENFGSAAVFIRSLIECGVDVNFNDSEFVAPINKSFVDRALEFFGEDLIAEAVGDKHKNIQVLKVLKDIFEEELYDNYRICFLFEDAAPKSVESVYLKLYALSTRKVPLRSINLNGAFGVLHNVAWVGNVPIELEYLKAHEIEMKLRDSFPEIEYVDKFPRYLSHIIPEENIRILDTSKVRFGAQIAPGTTVMPGASYINFNAGTEGPVMVEGRISSSAVVKEGADVGGGASILGVLSGTNGNPITIGRNTLLGANSVTGIPLGDGCIVDAGIAVLEGTKIWISEDEFNKIKEVNPSWNAEYKEYFKGLELAGLNGIHYRFDTTKGKMVAFRSRREVKLNEELH; via the coding sequence ATGTTTGAAAAGTTAGTGGAAAATATAAAAGATTACAGAAAGCCGCTTGCTTTTGGAATAGCAAGGGTAGATCTCGGGCAGTTAAACCATGATAAAGTTCTGCAGGCGACATATCCTGTAATCAACTGGAATGAAAATTTTGGAAGCGCCGCCGTGTTTATCAGAAGTTTAATTGAGTGCGGGGTTGATGTTAATTTTAACGATTCAGAGTTTGTAGCACCTATAAATAAATCTTTTGTGGACAGGGCACTTGAATTTTTTGGGGAAGATCTTATTGCTGAAGCAGTCGGCGATAAACATAAAAATATTCAGGTTTTAAAAGTATTAAAAGATATTTTTGAAGAAGAACTTTATGATAATTATAGAATCTGCTTTTTATTTGAAGATGCCGCTCCAAAATCAGTAGAATCAGTTTATTTAAAATTATATGCTTTATCTACTAGAAAAGTACCTCTTAGAAGTATTAATTTAAATGGAGCTTTTGGAGTGTTACACAATGTAGCGTGGGTAGGCAATGTTCCAATTGAACTTGAATATTTAAAAGCTCATGAAATTGAAATGAAACTTAGAGATTCTTTTCCTGAAATTGAGTATGTTGATAAATTTCCAAGATACCTCTCTCATATCATTCCAGAAGAAAATATAAGAATCCTTGATACAAGTAAAGTCAGATTCGGTGCTCAGATTGCACCAGGCACTACTGTGATGCCGGGAGCTAGTTATATTAATTTTAATGCTGGAACCGAGGGACCTGTAATGGTTGAGGGTAGAATCAGCTCATCCGCAGTGGTGAAAGAAGGTGCAGATGTTGGCGGAGGTGCGAGTATTTTGGGAGTGCTTAGCGGAACTAACGGAAATCCTATTACAATCGGTAGAAATACACTGCTTGGCGCCAATTCGGTAACTGGAATACCTCTGGGGGATGGATGTATAGTTGATGCGGGAATTGCAGTACTTGAGGGTACAAAAATCTGGATTAGCGAAGATGAGTTTAATAAAATAAAAGAGGTAAATCCAAGCTGGAATGCGGAATATAAAGAATATTTTAAAGGTTTGGAGTTAGCCGGGCTTAATGGAATTCATTACAGATTTGATACAACTAAAGGTAAAATGGTGGCGTTTAGAAGCAGAAGGGAAGTAAAACTTAATGAGGAATTGCACTGA
- a CDS encoding pseudouridine synthase, whose protein sequence is MRLNKFISHHTTYSRREADRLIFDGRVKVNKQIVTNPAYDVEDGDRVFVNGKPVKRSTKYTCIVYNKPKGELVTKKDPQGRKTIYDSLPKRFKHFIPVGRLDFATEGLLILTDSPRVAEALMKSDLPRVYKLRIKGDITEEMIKAMQEGVEVGIEGAHKNTDFKKITLKPFISAQIIKNSPKFSTLKVAISEGKNRELRRFFAHFGRDVMDLKRLSYGWVSLNALPVGKTRYFDKKEYKILKEFLKKERNDNA, encoded by the coding sequence ATGAGATTAAATAAATTTATAAGCCATCATACGACTTATTCAAGAAGGGAAGCCGACAGGCTTATATTTGATGGCAGGGTTAAAGTAAATAAGCAGATTGTTACAAATCCGGCTTATGATGTAGAAGATGGTGACAGGGTTTTTGTAAATGGAAAGCCTGTTAAAAGAAGTACAAAATATACATGTATTGTATATAACAAGCCAAAAGGGGAGCTGGTTACAAAAAAAGACCCTCAGGGTAGAAAAACTATATATGATTCTCTTCCAAAAAGGTTTAAGCATTTTATTCCGGTTGGGAGGCTTGATTTTGCAACTGAGGGACTTTTGATTTTAACAGATTCGCCAAGAGTTGCAGAAGCACTTATGAAATCGGATCTGCCAAGAGTTTACAAGCTGAGAATCAAAGGCGATATAACAGAAGAGATGATAAAAGCTATGCAGGAAGGAGTTGAGGTCGGGATAGAAGGGGCGCATAAAAATACAGATTTTAAAAAAATTACACTAAAACCTTTTATAAGTGCCCAGATAATTAAAAACTCCCCTAAATTTTCAACTTTAAAGGTTGCCATAAGTGAGGGTAAAAACAGGGAATTAAGACGTTTTTTTGCCCATTTCGGAAGAGATGTAATGGATTTAAAAAGACTCTCTTACGGATGGGTGAGTCTTAACGCCCTGCCTGTTGGAAAAACCAGGTATTTTGATAAAAAAGAGTATAAAATTTTAAAAGAATTTTTAAAAAAGGAGAGAAATGATAACGCTTAG